DNA from Leucobacter aridicollis:
GCCTCGTCGCCGTGGACGGCGAGCATTTCGATCACCCCGTCCGACGCGCGCTCCGGGCGCTCGACGCTCGTCACGAGCACGGTCTTCGGGCCGATCTCGCGGGCGCGGTCGACCGATTCGAGCGTCAACTCGAGGGTAGTCGGAGTCGTGCCCGTGATGAAGCCCAGCTCGAACTGGTTCGGCGTGATGAGGTCTGCGCGGGGCACGACCCTGTCGCGGATGAGGTTCTGGACCTCGGGGGCGACATGGCAGCCCGAGACGGCGTTGCCGAGCACGGGGTCGCACGCGTAGATCGCGTTCGGGCTGTGCTGCTTCACGCGATCGACCGCGTCGAGGATCGCGTCGCCGATATCGTCACCACCCTGGTACCCGGAGAGCACAGCGTCGACGCCTGCAAGGCCGCCGCGCTCCTCGATCCCTGTGACGATCTCGCGCACGTCGGTGCCCGTGAGCATCGGGCCGCGCCACGCGCCGTAGCCGGTGTGGTTGGAGAACGCGACCGTGTAGACCGGCATGACCTCGACGCCGATCCGCTGTAGCGGGAACACCGCGGCCGAGTTGCCGACGTGACCGTATGAGACAGATGACTGGATCGACAGAATGCGCATCCTCCGATCCTTTCACTGGACCACCGGGTGATCCACTTCGCATCGTTGCGACTGGACCACTTGCCTGGAGTTGCCCCGCTAGATGGCGCGGCCCGGCGTCAGAATGCCCATCGGATCGAGTGTGTGCTTGATGGCGCGTTGCACGTCGAGGGCGACGTCGTCGAGCTGCCACGCGAGCTCGTGCTGCTTCACGAGCCCGATCCCGTGCTCGCCGGTGATCGTGCCGTCAAAGGAGAGCGCGAGACGCGTGATGTCGTCGATGAGGGCGTCTGCCGCGGCGATTCCCGAGGGCGTATCCGGCGCGGCGACCTTGCAGTGCAGATTGCCGTCGCCGGCGTGCGCGACGCTCGCGACCTCGATCCCGTGCCGCCGCGAGACTTCTGCGACGCCAGCGAACATGTCCGCGAGCCGGGAGACCGGCACACCCACATCGCAGGCAATCTTTAGCCCGCGCGCGCTCAGTGCCGGGTTCGACTTCCTGCGTGCCTCGACGAGGTTGTCGTTCGCCGCGACCGCAGCGGCGCTGGCGCCGTGCCGGCGGCAGATCGCAAGGATCGCCTCCGCGTGCGCCGCGGCATCCGGTCCAACGGCCTGGCCGACGAGCAACGCGCCGCGCGGAATGCGGATGCCCGACGGGAAGACCTCCTCGATGGTCCGCACGGTGAGCGCGTCCATGAGCTCGAGCACTTCCGGCCGAGACGCGGACCCGACGATCTCGGTGACCGCTGCGCCTGCCTCCGGGAGTCCGTCGAACTCTGCCCAGAACGTGACGGGAGGGCCGACGGGAAGCGACTCGAGTCGAACGACGGCCTCGACGATCACCCCGAGCGTGCCCTCGGAGCCGATGAACAGCCGCGTGAGGTCGTACCCGACGACGTTCTTGCGCGTCCGGGCGCCAGTGCGCATGATGCGGCCGTCGGCGAGCACGACAGTGAGGGCCGCGACCCAATCCGACGTGACCCCGTGCGCCACACAGCGCAGGCCCCCCGCGTTCGTCGCGATGTTGCCGCCGACGGTGCAGGTGCGCACGCTCGCGGGATCGGGCGGGAAGAACAGGCCGTGCTCGTGCGCGGCGTCGTCAAGGTCGGCGGTGATGACCCCGGGCTGCACGGTCGCAAGTCGATCCTGTGGGGCGAACTCGAGGATCCGATTCATGCGCTCGAGTGAGACGATGAGGCCCCTATCGTAGGCCGTCGCGCCGCCGACCAGCCCAGTGCCGGCGCCTCGGACGCTCACGGGGACCCCGTTGGCGTGCGCCCACGCGAGCGCCGCGGACACGTCCTCGGCAGCCTCAGCGAGGACGACTCCGAGCGCCGCCCCGGCAAAGACCGCGCGCGAGGAGTCGTTCTCGTAGGTCACAACCCGCGCCCGGTCGGTGACGAACTTCGGGCCGAGCGCGTGGCGTAGCTCGGCGAGATCCTGATCCTGATCCTGCACGGTCGGCTCCTCGCCCTCGCTCGCGTTCACCGGTTCCTCCTCGTTCCTCCTCGCCCCAGCGTAGCGCGCCGCTCGCGCGCGGCGTCAGGCCGGAGCCGTGGGAACATAGAGCGGTGAGCACCCAACGAGCCTCAGTACCGTCGGCGGCGACCCCGCAGGGGGCCGGCCGCTACGCGCCGAGCCCGTCCGGCGAGCTGCACCTCGGCAACCTCCGCACCGCGCTCGTGGCCTGGCTGTTCGCACGGTCGAGCGGCCGCCGGTTTCTCGTGCGGATCGAGGATCTGGATCGGGCGCGCGACGCCGGAACCGCCGACGCCCAGCTCGCCGACCTGCGGGCGCTCGGCATCGACTGGGATTCCGAGCCTGTGCTCCAGACTGGCCGCGGGGACGCGCACGAGGCGGCGATCGCACAGCTCTCGCAGGCGGGCCTCGTCTACGAGTGCACGTGCACCCGCAAGGACATCCTCGCGGCGCCGACCGCCCCGCACGCGCCCCCAGGGGCGTACCCCGGAACGTGCCGGGACCTGACCGAAGCGGAGCGCGACTCGGCCCGCGCGCGGATCGCCCCGCGGCTCCCGGCGCTCAGGCTGCGTGCGCCGGCGGGGGAGACCCGACTCGGGTTCGACGACCTGCTGCTCGGGCACGTCGAGGGCGACATCGACGACCTCGTGCTCCGGCGCGGCGACGGCACCGTCGCCTACAACCTCGCGGTCGTCGTGGACGACGCGGCGATGGGCATCGACCAGATCGTGCGCGGCGACGACCTCGCCTCGTCCACGCCGCGCCAGATCCTGCTGCAGCGGCTGCTCGGCCTCCCGACGCCGCCCGCGGTGAGCTACGCGCACGTGCCGCTCGTGCTCGGCCCCACGGGCGCTCGGCTCGCGAAACGTGACGGGGCGGTGACCCTCACCGATCTCGGGTCAGCGGGACTCTCCGCGTCAGCCGTGCTCGGGATGCTCGCCGAGTCGCTGGGGCTCGCGAGCCCGGGGGAGCGCGTCACCGCCGCCCAGCTCGTCGCCCGGTTTGACCCTGCGACGATGCCTCGCGAGCCGTGGGTCTGGCGGCCCGCTAGCGCTTGAGCGCGCGGATCACGCGAGCGAGCGCGCGGCCAGCGACCCACACGAACGGCACGCCCACCGTGAGCAGCGCGATGAGGTTCGGCTCGAACTTCGTGTGGCCGTCACGGGTCACGTAGGCGCCGATCGGGAGCGACATTCCGCCGCCTCCGCCGCCAGAGCCCTCGCCCGAGAGCGCCTCCTCGGTGCCAGCACCGCCCTCGCCGGCGCCAAAAATGTAGCTGCCGACGGCGACCGGCAGGATTGCGGTGCCGTCAACCTCGACGACCTCGCCGTAGGCGGTGGTCACGCCGGTCTGGGTGACGGTGTCTGCGATTTGCTTCGTAATGTTGGGCATGCCTCCACCATACTTTGCGGTGCTGGAGGCGCGAAGTGAAATCTGGGCGCGGACCTAGTCTGCGGTGCCGTGGCGGGGCCGCAGCGCCTGGGGCTCGGGGCGCTTGGCCACGATATCGTCGCCAGACGAGACGTGCTTAATGCGACGGACCACCCACGGCACCAGGTGCTCGCGGGCCCACACGACGTCGTCCTTGCGCGCCTGCCGCCAGGTACGGTCAGGCACCGCCGGCGGATCGAGCGGGCCGAGATCGTGCTGCACGTTCAGCGCGTCGAGCGCGGCCCGAGCGATCGTGTGGTGACCGAGCGCGTTCATGTGGAGTCGGTCGCCAGCCCAGTACCGGCTGTCCTGCAGCTCCTCGATCGCCCACTGATCGACGACGTAGCAGTCGTGCCGCTGGGCGACCTTGCGGACGTTCTCGTTGAAGATCGCAACCTTGCCCCGGATCGAGCGGAACACCGGCTGGAAAGCGACGTCGACGCCGGTGAAGATCAGGATCGTCGCGCCGGTCTCCTTCAAGCGCGACACGATGTAGTCAAGCTTCGCCGCGACCTCGTCCGGGTCGGTACCCGGGCGGATCACGTCGTTGCCGCCCGCGCAGACGCTCACGAGGTCGGGCCGCAGCTCCATCGCGGTGTCGAGCTGCTCGTCGATGATCTGCTGGATGAGCTTGCCCCGCACGGCGAGGTTCGCGTACGCGAACTCATCGTTCTGCCGCGCAAGCACCTCCGCGAACCGGTCGGCCCAGCCGCGCAGCCCGCCGGGGCTGTCAGGATCCGGATCGCCGAGCCCCTCGGTGAAGGAATCGCCGATGGCGATGAAACGCGACCACGGCAGCTCCGTGTTCTCGTCAGCAGCATCGTGCGGCCCGCCGCTCAGGCGTGAATCGTCAACCACAGTCTCGGCTCCTTGTTCGTCGTGCTGGTGCTATAACCCGTGTCGTATATGGTGTGCGCTACGCTGCACTGGCGCAGCTTTGCCCACTTCGAGCGGCAGCTCGGCCGCGCGACGGTGACGACGCGCTCGGGCTGTCGCGCTCCAAGGCACGAATAAGCGTTCATGGGTAGTCTAAGACGTTGTGATTGAATCGGCAGAAGATGGGACTCTCCTCCCCGGAACGTTTGCCGCCGAGCACCTCCCGCCCGCCTATCCTGAGCGGGCCGCGCGCGGAACCGCGGGGAATCTTAGAGCCTGGCAGCAAGAGGCGATCAACCTCTACCTGGAGCGAAACCCGCGCGACTTCCTCGCGTCCGCGACCCCCGGCGCTGGGAAAACGACGTTCGCGCTCCGCCTCGCCGCGACGCTGCG
Protein-coding regions in this window:
- a CDS encoding FAD-binding protein, which encodes MNASEGEEPTVQDQDQDLAELRHALGPKFVTDRARVVTYENDSSRAVFAGAALGVVLAEAAEDVSAALAWAHANGVPVSVRGAGTGLVGGATAYDRGLIVSLERMNRILEFAPQDRLATVQPGVITADLDDAAHEHGLFFPPDPASVRTCTVGGNIATNAGGLRCVAHGVTSDWVAALTVVLADGRIMRTGARTRKNVVGYDLTRLFIGSEGTLGVIVEAVVRLESLPVGPPVTFWAEFDGLPEAGAAVTEIVGSASRPEVLELMDALTVRTIEEVFPSGIRIPRGALLVGQAVGPDAAAHAEAILAICRRHGASAAAVAANDNLVEARRKSNPALSARGLKIACDVGVPVSRLADMFAGVAEVSRRHGIEVASVAHAGDGNLHCKVAAPDTPSGIAAADALIDDITRLALSFDGTITGEHGIGLVKQHELAWQLDDVALDVQRAIKHTLDPMGILTPGRAI
- the pdxY gene encoding pyridoxal kinase PdxY gives rise to the protein MRILSIQSSVSYGHVGNSAAVFPLQRIGVEVMPVYTVAFSNHTGYGAWRGPMLTGTDVREIVTGIEERGGLAGVDAVLSGYQGGDDIGDAILDAVDRVKQHSPNAIYACDPVLGNAVSGCHVAPEVQNLIRDRVVPRADLITPNQFELGFITGTTPTTLELTLESVDRAREIGPKTVLVTSVERPERASDGVIEMLAVHGDEAWLIETPRLPLKANGSGDVTAALFTAHLTATGDAGDALARTASSVFTLLENTLASGERELKLVESQEAYAHPSMQFEATRVR
- a CDS encoding SGNH/GDSL hydrolase family protein, with the protein product MSGGPHDAADENTELPWSRFIAIGDSFTEGLGDPDPDSPGGLRGWADRFAEVLARQNDEFAYANLAVRGKLIQQIIDEQLDTAMELRPDLVSVCAGGNDVIRPGTDPDEVAAKLDYIVSRLKETGATILIFTGVDVAFQPVFRSIRGKVAIFNENVRKVAQRHDCYVVDQWAIEELQDSRYWAGDRLHMNALGHHTIARAALDALNVQHDLGPLDPPAVPDRTWRQARKDDVVWAREHLVPWVVRRIKHVSSGDDIVAKRPEPQALRPRHGTAD
- the gluQRS gene encoding tRNA glutamyl-Q(34) synthetase GluQRS codes for the protein MSTQRASVPSAATPQGAGRYAPSPSGELHLGNLRTALVAWLFARSSGRRFLVRIEDLDRARDAGTADAQLADLRALGIDWDSEPVLQTGRGDAHEAAIAQLSQAGLVYECTCTRKDILAAPTAPHAPPGAYPGTCRDLTEAERDSARARIAPRLPALRLRAPAGETRLGFDDLLLGHVEGDIDDLVLRRGDGTVAYNLAVVVDDAAMGIDQIVRGDDLASSTPRQILLQRLLGLPTPPAVSYAHVPLVLGPTGARLAKRDGAVTLTDLGSAGLSASAVLGMLAESLGLASPGERVTAAQLVARFDPATMPREPWVWRPASA